A single Ochrobactrum sp. BTU1 DNA region contains:
- a CDS encoding PaaI family thioesterase gives MPAHRIAEPDFKERVEESFDRQAAMKLIGAELTRCEPGIVEVEMPFREELTQQHGILHAGIISAALDSACGYAALSLMPSEAAVLTIEFKVNLLAPGRGDRFLFRGEVTKPGRTIMVSDGQAFAVTDTEVRLIATMTGTMMVVQDRKGLQG, from the coding sequence ATGCCAGCGCACAGAATTGCGGAGCCTGATTTTAAAGAGCGCGTCGAAGAAAGTTTTGATCGACAGGCAGCAATGAAGTTAATCGGTGCCGAGCTTACCCGCTGTGAGCCAGGTATTGTGGAAGTCGAGATGCCGTTTCGAGAAGAGCTGACACAGCAGCACGGTATTCTCCATGCGGGTATCATTTCTGCAGCACTGGATTCGGCCTGTGGATATGCGGCGCTAAGCCTTATGCCTTCTGAGGCTGCGGTGCTTACTATAGAGTTTAAGGTCAATCTGCTCGCCCCCGGCAGAGGTGATCGGTTCTTATTCCGAGGCGAGGTTACGAAGCCCGGACGAACGATTATGGTCAGTGATGGACAGGCTTTCGCTGTCACGGACACGGAAGTGCGCCTGATCGCGACGATGACAGGAACGATGATGGTTGTTCAAGATCGTAAGGGGCTACAGGGATGA
- the guaB gene encoding IMP dehydrogenase has translation MAKIVESSTGALALTFDDVLLQPGHSEVMPGQVDLRTRIAADIELTLPLLSAAMDTVTESRLAIAMAQAGGIGVIHRNLTPERQAEEVRQVKKFESGMVVNPVTIGPDASLADAQALMKAHGISGIPVVENGAKGPGRLVGILTNRDVRFASDPAQKIYELMTRENLITVRENVNQDEAKRLLHAHRIEKLLVVDDKGRCVGLVTVKDIEKSQLNPNAAKDAQGRLRAAAATSVGEDGYERAERLIDAGVDLLVVDTAHGHSQRVLDAVARIKKAYPNVAILAGNVATANGTQALIDAGADAVKVGIGPGSICTTRIVAGVGVPQLSAIMSAVEAAHKHNIPVIADGGIKFSGDFAKALAAGAVAAMAGSLLAGTEESPGEVYLHQGRSFKSYRGMGSVGAMARGSADRYFQAEVRDELKLVPEGIEGQVAYKGPISAVLHQLAGGLRASMGYVGAKTLEEFREKATFVRISNAGLRESHSHGVAITRESPNYPGGM, from the coding sequence ATGGCTAAAATCGTGGAATCTTCCACCGGCGCGCTCGCTCTCACCTTCGATGATGTGCTTTTGCAGCCGGGCCATTCCGAGGTAATGCCAGGCCAGGTTGACCTGCGCACGCGCATTGCTGCAGACATCGAGCTTACTCTGCCACTCCTATCGGCTGCTATGGACACGGTCACCGAGTCGCGCCTCGCTATTGCAATGGCGCAGGCCGGCGGCATTGGCGTTATTCACCGTAATCTTACCCCTGAACGTCAGGCTGAAGAAGTTCGGCAGGTGAAGAAATTTGAATCCGGCATGGTCGTCAACCCGGTGACAATCGGACCAGACGCCTCGTTGGCAGACGCCCAGGCGCTGATGAAAGCGCATGGAATTTCCGGTATTCCGGTTGTCGAGAACGGAGCCAAGGGCCCCGGTCGTCTCGTTGGTATTCTGACCAACCGCGATGTGCGTTTTGCCTCTGATCCGGCACAGAAGATTTATGAATTGATGACGCGTGAGAACCTCATTACGGTTCGCGAAAACGTCAATCAGGACGAAGCGAAGCGGCTGCTGCACGCCCATCGCATTGAAAAGCTGCTCGTCGTTGACGACAAGGGTCGTTGTGTTGGTCTCGTGACTGTCAAGGATATCGAAAAGTCGCAACTCAACCCAAACGCTGCAAAGGATGCGCAGGGTCGTCTGCGTGCTGCTGCTGCAACGAGCGTTGGTGAAGATGGTTATGAACGCGCTGAGCGCCTGATTGATGCCGGGGTTGATCTGCTCGTGGTAGATACTGCCCATGGTCATTCGCAGCGAGTTCTAGATGCAGTTGCGCGCATCAAAAAAGCTTACCCAAATGTTGCTATTCTTGCTGGTAACGTCGCCACCGCTAACGGCACGCAGGCGTTGATCGATGCTGGTGCGGATGCGGTGAAGGTCGGTATCGGACCGGGGTCGATCTGCACGACGCGTATTGTTGCAGGCGTTGGCGTACCGCAGCTCTCGGCAATTATGTCGGCTGTTGAGGCAGCACATAAGCACAACATCCCGGTAATCGCGGATGGCGGTATCAAGTTCTCGGGCGACTTCGCCAAGGCACTAGCTGCCGGCGCGGTTGCCGCAATGGCGGGGTCGTTGCTGGCGGGTACGGAAGAAAGCCCGGGTGAAGTTTATCTGCATCAGGGTCGTTCGTTCAAATCCTACCGCGGCATGGGCTCGGTTGGTGCGATGGCGCGCGGCTCGGCAGACCGTTACTTCCAGGCTGAAGTGCGCGATGAACTGAAGCTTGTCCCAGAAGGGATCGAAGGTCAGGTCGCTTACAAGGGACCGATTTCTGCTGTCCTGCACCAGCTTGCGGGTGGTTTGCGTGCTTCCATGGGGTATGTCGGCGCCAAGACGCTGGAGGAGTTCCGCGAAAAGGCGACCTTTGTGCGTATTTCCAATGCTGGTCTGCGCGAAAGCCATTCGCATGGCGTGGCCATCACCCGCGAAAGCCCGAACTATCCTGGCGGCATGTAA
- a CDS encoding RsmB/NOP family class I SAM-dependent RNA methyltransferase, whose product MRLGGRLQAAIEVLNDIEAGNRPASDALKDWGASHRFAGAGDRAVIGNIVYDTLRRKLSIAWRMDADDTRALAFGALVSEGGMDFAAIDAVIEGDKFGPAVLEGPRREAWESRDIADAPAYVRADVPEWCVPSFEELFGERWVEEAAALSTRPPVDLRVNLLKSKPEAVIDALEKAGVAKAPLIDQALRIPPIEALGRHPNVQKDQSFLDGWFEVQDLGSQLAALFAGAKPGEQVLDYCAGAGGKTLALAAAMQNSGQVHAYDAERARLSPMNDRLQRAGVRNTQIHGNLDALAPLIERMDLVLTDAPCTGSGTWRRRPDAKWRLNGHQLESRVQDQHEVLEAAKHYVKPGGRLVYVTCSLFAEENTRQVERFLAENSNFEEAAPRDLWRNVVPDAGDISPAFPARGCVFSPLSTDTDGFYVSVLNKRG is encoded by the coding sequence ATGCGACTTGGCGGACGCCTTCAGGCGGCAATCGAAGTTTTGAACGATATTGAAGCGGGCAATCGTCCGGCTTCCGATGCACTGAAGGACTGGGGTGCATCACACCGCTTTGCCGGTGCAGGTGATCGAGCGGTCATCGGCAATATCGTTTATGATACATTGCGCCGCAAACTTTCCATCGCCTGGCGTATGGATGCAGACGATACGCGTGCTTTGGCCTTTGGTGCGCTGGTCTCCGAAGGCGGCATGGATTTTGCCGCTATTGATGCAGTGATCGAAGGTGACAAATTTGGGCCAGCAGTGCTCGAAGGGCCGCGCCGCGAAGCTTGGGAAAGCCGCGATATTGCGGATGCGCCCGCCTATGTTCGAGCAGATGTTCCTGAATGGTGCGTGCCTTCGTTTGAAGAATTGTTTGGTGAACGTTGGGTGGAAGAAGCCGCGGCGCTTTCCACGCGCCCCCCTGTCGATCTACGCGTCAATCTGCTGAAGTCCAAACCAGAAGCCGTTATTGATGCGCTAGAAAAAGCAGGTGTTGCCAAGGCTCCGCTGATTGATCAGGCGTTGCGCATTCCGCCTATCGAAGCACTTGGACGCCATCCCAACGTGCAGAAAGATCAGTCTTTTCTTGATGGTTGGTTTGAAGTGCAGGATCTGGGCTCGCAGCTTGCGGCATTGTTTGCGGGTGCAAAGCCCGGAGAGCAGGTGCTGGACTACTGCGCTGGCGCAGGCGGCAAAACGCTTGCGCTTGCCGCAGCGATGCAAAACAGCGGACAGGTCCATGCTTATGATGCTGAGCGTGCACGCCTTTCTCCGATGAATGACCGCTTACAGCGCGCGGGCGTCCGCAATACGCAAATACACGGCAATCTCGATGCACTGGCGCCGCTGATCGAGCGGATGGACCTCGTGCTGACAGACGCGCCCTGTACCGGTTCCGGTACATGGCGACGCAGGCCAGACGCAAAATGGCGTCTCAACGGTCATCAGCTCGAATCCCGCGTGCAGGATCAGCACGAAGTGCTGGAAGCAGCAAAGCACTATGTAAAGCCGGGTGGAAGACTGGTTTACGTCACTTGTTCACTGTTTGCTGAAGAGAATACCAGACAGGTAGAACGCTTCCTTGCTGAGAACAGCAATTTCGAAGAAGCAGCGCCTCGTGATCTCTGGAGAAACGTTGTACCGGATGCCGGTGACATTTCTCCTGCTTTCCCAGCCCGAGGCTGTGTATTTTCCCCATTGTCAACTGATACAGATGGGTTTTATGTGAGTGTTCTAAACAAGAGAGGCTGA
- a CDS encoding 5'-methylthioadenosine/S-adenosylhomocysteine nucleosidase (Enables the cleavage of the glycosidic bond in both 5'-methylthioadenosine and S-adenosylhomocysteine), with product MIRTIAGKRLLYVMATEAEYGPYLSSLFLPLMIGVGPVEASINLTRFLAVLEQQGELPDLVISIGSAGSAKLEQTGVYQVSSVSYRDMDASPLGFEKGCTPFLDLPNEIELPVLMPNLPHATLSTGANIVTGAAYADVAADMVDMETFACQRVCQTFGVGLIGLRGISDGVRELRHVGDWEEYLHVIDEKLASVVEELEATIFDGSLQLPDKDMSV from the coding sequence ATGATCAGAACGATTGCAGGTAAACGTCTTCTGTATGTGATGGCTACAGAGGCCGAGTATGGTCCGTATTTAAGTTCACTCTTCCTACCATTGATGATTGGTGTTGGCCCGGTTGAAGCTTCAATCAATCTAACGCGCTTTTTGGCCGTGCTTGAACAGCAGGGAGAATTACCTGATCTCGTCATTTCTATTGGTTCTGCGGGGTCGGCGAAGCTTGAACAAACCGGAGTGTACCAGGTTTCATCGGTCTCTTATCGCGATATGGATGCATCGCCGCTGGGATTTGAAAAAGGATGCACTCCCTTTCTTGATCTCCCAAATGAGATCGAGCTGCCCGTTCTGATGCCGAACCTGCCGCACGCCACGCTCTCCACAGGTGCAAATATCGTGACCGGGGCAGCTTATGCCGACGTAGCAGCCGACATGGTCGATATGGAAACGTTTGCCTGCCAGCGCGTCTGTCAAACCTTTGGGGTTGGACTAATTGGGTTGCGCGGTATCTCAGACGGGGTGCGCGAACTGCGCCATGTGGGCGATTGGGAAGAATATCTGCATGTGATCGACGAGAAGCTCGCAAGCGTTGTAGAGGAACTCGAAGCCACGATTTTCGATGGTTCGTTACAACTTCCTGACAAGGATATGTCAGTATAG
- a CDS encoding SRPBCC family protein, producing MPSIIRLHRVIATNTDKVYRAFTEADAIASWIPPYGFVCTVHEMNAKVGGGHKMSFRNFSTGEQHSFGGTYIELIPGERIVYTDKFDDTNLPGEMKVTIELKSVSVGTEINITQEGVPDIIPPEACYLGWQDSLDKLKRLVEPEINQ from the coding sequence ATGCCTAGTATTATTCGCCTGCACCGCGTTATCGCAACCAATACGGACAAGGTCTATCGTGCATTCACGGAAGCCGATGCTATTGCAAGCTGGATTCCCCCTTACGGCTTTGTTTGCACCGTTCATGAAATGAACGCGAAGGTCGGCGGCGGGCATAAAATGTCTTTTCGAAATTTTTCCACCGGCGAGCAGCACTCCTTCGGCGGAACATATATCGAACTCATACCCGGAGAACGGATCGTCTATACGGACAAGTTCGATGATACGAACCTGCCCGGTGAAATGAAGGTGACGATTGAGCTGAAATCAGTATCTGTAGGCACTGAGATCAATATTACCCAGGAAGGCGTTCCGGACATCATCCCGCCTGAGGCTTGCTATCTTGGCTGGCAGGACTCTCTCGATAAGCTAAAAAGACTCGTCGAACCCGAGATAAATCAATAA
- a CDS encoding LysR family transcriptional regulator encodes MFTIRQMRYFDALASTLHFRKAAELAHISQPALSAQIAEMEAVSGASLFERSQRKVIMTELGRELLPGIRTILRELNALEEISAQSKGLLQTQLRLGIIPTVAPYLVPHLIPLLRERHPSFRLQLRESVTAKLLDELHAGEIDAIVAARPLVDDRLTHQKLFDDRFLIATSSNDQTILSSPMTQDNVALDRLLLLEEGHCMRDQALAVCSLPPQRQLVKYGATSMTTLLQMVSHGMGLTLIPEIAVRAEARNNHMRIVPFEGDQPKREIALFWRRQSKRRKDFQALADCIVESAGHLLIDAAELVTLA; translated from the coding sequence ATGTTCACGATCAGACAAATGCGCTACTTTGATGCGCTTGCAAGCACCCTGCATTTTAGGAAAGCGGCTGAGCTAGCACATATTTCGCAACCTGCCCTCTCGGCACAGATTGCCGAAATGGAAGCCGTATCAGGCGCGTCCCTATTTGAGCGCTCACAACGTAAAGTCATTATGACGGAGCTCGGCCGCGAGTTGCTGCCAGGCATTCGCACCATATTGAGAGAGTTAAATGCGCTTGAGGAAATTTCAGCGCAGAGTAAAGGGCTGCTGCAAACGCAGTTGCGGTTGGGGATCATACCGACTGTAGCACCGTACCTAGTGCCACATCTCATCCCGCTATTGCGAGAGCGTCACCCGTCATTTCGACTGCAATTGCGCGAAAGCGTAACAGCCAAGCTTCTCGATGAGCTCCATGCAGGTGAGATTGACGCCATTGTCGCAGCACGTCCACTCGTTGATGATCGTCTTACCCATCAGAAACTTTTTGATGATCGGTTCCTGATCGCCACCTCCAGCAATGACCAGACGATCCTCTCCTCACCCATGACACAGGATAACGTTGCGCTGGATCGGCTGTTATTGCTTGAAGAAGGCCATTGCATGCGAGATCAGGCGCTGGCAGTCTGCTCCCTCCCACCACAGCGCCAACTGGTGAAATATGGAGCGACCAGCATGACCACACTTTTGCAGATGGTCAGCCATGGGATGGGTTTGACGCTGATTCCTGAGATTGCGGTACGTGCTGAGGCACGCAACAACCATATGCGGATTGTTCCATTCGAGGGTGACCAGCCAAAGCGCGAGATCGCCCTCTTCTGGCGCAGACAAAGCAAACGTCGCAAGGATTTTCAGGCCCTCGCTGATTGTATTGTCGAGAGTGCGGGCCATCTGCTCATTGATGCTGCGGAACTCGTCACCCTCGCATAA
- a CDS encoding TetR/AcrR family transcriptional regulator, whose protein sequence is MAKKQNPSTKSNILEAALRVIRTKGYTASSVDDICSAAGLSKGAFFHHFSSKEDLAIAAAEYWSEKTGGFFAAAPYHRYTNPLARVLGYVALRRELIQGKLPEFTCLVGTMTQEIYGTNPSIQKACWDSISGHADTLTVDIEVAMSQSGKSFDFTAKSLALHTQGVIQGAFILAKASGNPADAVDNIDHLCRYLQLLLNPKTA, encoded by the coding sequence TTGGCGAAAAAGCAGAACCCTTCAACGAAATCGAATATTTTAGAAGCAGCACTGCGCGTCATTCGCACAAAAGGCTACACAGCTTCGTCGGTTGACGACATCTGCTCGGCAGCGGGACTGTCGAAAGGTGCATTCTTCCACCATTTTTCCAGCAAGGAAGATCTGGCGATCGCTGCAGCAGAGTATTGGTCGGAGAAGACGGGGGGCTTTTTTGCGGCAGCGCCCTATCACAGATATACCAATCCATTGGCGCGGGTTTTAGGTTATGTTGCTTTGCGTAGGGAGCTGATTCAGGGCAAGTTGCCCGAGTTCACCTGTCTTGTAGGAACCATGACGCAGGAAATCTACGGAACAAATCCGTCGATCCAAAAAGCGTGCTGGGACAGCATTTCTGGCCATGCAGACACGTTGACCGTAGATATAGAAGTCGCGATGTCTCAATCCGGCAAGAGCTTCGACTTCACCGCAAAGAGTTTGGCCCTGCATACTCAGGGTGTCATCCAAGGTGCATTCATTCTTGCTAAGGCGAGCGGCAATCCGGCAGACGCCGTCGATAACATCGACCACCTTTGTCGATATTTGCAATTATTACTCAATCCGAAAACGGCCTGA
- the guaA gene encoding glutamine-hydrolyzing GMP synthase, with product MSTTAHPDTILIVDFGSQVTQLIARRVREAGVYSEIVPFQSAEDAYKRINPKAVILSGSPHSTTDIGSPRAPQAVFEAGIPVLGICYGEQTMCAQLGGKVESGHDREFGRAFLEVQEDSALFAGIWAKGTRHQVWMSHGDRVTALPEGFKVIGTSPNAPFAAISDEKRKYFAVQFHPEVVHTPDGAKLIQNFVHKIVGIKPDWTMSAYREQAVDAIRKQVGKGKVICALSGGVDSSVAALLIHEAVGDQLTCILVDHGLMRKNEAADVVAMFKEHYNLPLILVDAQDRFINALEGESDPEKKRKTIGRLFIEVFEEEANKLGGADFLAQGTLYPDVIESVSFTGGPSVTIKSHHNVGGLPERMNMQLVEPLRELFKDEVRVLGKELGLPDSFIGRHPFPGPGLAIRCPGGITREKLEILREADAIYLDEIRKAGLYDAIWQAFAVLLPVQTVGVMGDGRTYEFVCALRAVTSVDGMTADFYHYDMNFLGNAATRIINEVRGINRVVYDVTSKPPGTIEWE from the coding sequence ATGAGCACCACGGCACATCCTGACACTATCCTAATCGTTGACTTTGGCAGCCAGGTCACGCAGCTAATTGCACGCCGCGTACGCGAGGCCGGAGTCTATTCCGAAATCGTTCCGTTCCAGTCTGCGGAAGATGCTTATAAACGCATCAATCCGAAGGCTGTGATCCTGTCGGGTAGTCCCCACTCGACGACGGACATTGGCAGCCCTCGCGCGCCGCAAGCTGTTTTTGAGGCAGGCATTCCTGTCTTGGGAATTTGCTACGGTGAGCAGACCATGTGTGCCCAGCTGGGTGGCAAGGTCGAAAGTGGCCATGATCGTGAATTTGGTCGCGCATTTCTCGAAGTTCAGGAAGACAGCGCGTTGTTCGCTGGTATTTGGGCAAAAGGCACACGCCATCAGGTATGGATGAGCCACGGCGATCGCGTCACAGCCCTTCCTGAAGGTTTCAAAGTTATTGGCACCTCGCCTAATGCGCCATTTGCTGCCATTTCCGATGAGAAGCGTAAGTACTTTGCAGTTCAGTTTCATCCGGAAGTCGTGCACACCCCTGATGGCGCGAAGCTGATTCAGAATTTTGTACATAAAATTGTTGGTATCAAGCCGGACTGGACTATGTCTGCGTATCGCGAACAGGCCGTTGATGCCATTCGTAAGCAGGTTGGTAAGGGCAAAGTGATCTGTGCTTTGTCCGGCGGAGTCGACTCCTCGGTTGCAGCCCTTTTGATTCACGAGGCAGTTGGCGATCAGCTAACCTGTATTCTCGTCGACCATGGCTTGATGCGCAAGAACGAGGCTGCCGATGTGGTGGCCATGTTCAAGGAACACTATAATCTCCCGCTTATTCTTGTGGATGCGCAGGACCGCTTCATCAATGCTCTGGAAGGCGAGAGCGATCCGGAAAAGAAGCGAAAGACAATTGGTCGTCTGTTCATCGAAGTTTTCGAAGAAGAAGCGAACAAGCTTGGCGGCGCGGATTTCCTTGCGCAGGGTACGCTCTATCCAGATGTTATTGAAAGCGTTTCGTTCACTGGCGGCCCGTCGGTAACGATCAAATCGCACCACAATGTTGGTGGATTGCCAGAACGCATGAATATGCAGCTTGTGGAGCCGCTGCGTGAGCTCTTCAAAGATGAAGTGCGCGTGCTGGGTAAGGAACTCGGTCTTCCCGACAGTTTTATTGGGCGTCATCCGTTCCCTGGACCGGGCCTTGCGATCCGTTGCCCGGGCGGTATCACGCGCGAAAAGCTTGAAATCCTTCGTGAGGCCGATGCCATTTACCTCGACGAGATCCGAAAGGCTGGTCTTTACGACGCTATCTGGCAGGCATTTGCTGTTCTACTGCCGGTGCAGACTGTTGGCGTCATGGGCGACGGCCGCACCTACGAATTCGTCTGCGCTCTGCGTGCGGTGACTTCGGTCGATGGCATGACAGCTGACTTCTATCACTACGATATGAACTTCCTTGGTAATGCAGCCACCCGCATTATCAACGAAGTACGCGGCATCAACCGCGTGGTATATGATGTGACCTCCAAACCTCCGGGTACAATCGAGTGGGAATAA
- the katA gene encoding catalase, with product MADRPIMTTSAGAPIPDNQNSLTAGERGPVLLQDYQLIEKLTHQNRERIPERVVHAKGWGAFGTLTITGDISKYTKAKALQPGAKTPMLARFSTVAGEQGAADAERDVRGFALKFYTEEGNWDLVGNNTPVFFVRDPLKFPDFIHTQKRHPKTNLRSATAMWDFWSLSPESLHQVTILMSDRGLPTDVRHINGYGSHTYSFWNEAGERYWVKFHFKTLQGHKHWTNEEAEHVIGRTRESTQEDLFTSIDKGEFPKWKVQVQIMPELDADKTPYNPFDLTKVWPHADYPPIDIGVMELNRNAENYFTEIENAAFSPSNIVPGISYSPDKMLQGRLFSYADAHRHRLGTHYENLPVNQPKCPVHHYHRDGQMNTFGGIATGNPDAYYEPNSFNGPVEQPSAKEPPLRINGDSDRYNHRIGNDDYSQPRALFNLFDDGQKLRLFSNIAAAMTGVPGFIVERQLGHFKLIHPDYEAGVRAALKKAHGYEANTIALEEESTAAAE from the coding sequence ATGGCAGACCGTCCGATTATGACTACAAGCGCTGGTGCGCCTATTCCGGATAACCAGAATTCCCTTACCGCCGGTGAGCGCGGCCCAGTCTTGCTGCAGGACTATCAGCTGATCGAAAAACTGACGCATCAGAACCGTGAACGCATCCCAGAGCGTGTTGTGCATGCCAAGGGCTGGGGTGCCTTCGGCACTCTGACGATTACCGGCGATATTTCGAAATACACTAAAGCCAAGGCGCTGCAGCCTGGTGCGAAAACACCGATGCTGGCGCGTTTCTCCACAGTTGCCGGTGAGCAAGGTGCTGCTGACGCTGAGCGTGATGTACGCGGCTTTGCCCTGAAATTTTATACCGAAGAGGGCAACTGGGATCTGGTTGGCAACAACACGCCGGTCTTCTTTGTGCGCGATCCGCTGAAGTTTCCCGATTTCATCCACACGCAGAAGCGTCATCCGAAGACCAACCTGCGTTCGGCAACTGCCATGTGGGATTTCTGGTCACTTTCTCCAGAAAGTCTGCATCAGGTAACGATTCTGATGTCCGATCGTGGTTTGCCAACCGATGTGCGTCACATCAACGGTTATGGCTCCCATACGTATTCCTTCTGGAATGAGGCGGGAGAGCGCTATTGGGTAAAGTTCCACTTTAAGACCCTGCAAGGCCACAAACACTGGACCAATGAAGAAGCTGAGCATGTAATTGGTCGCACCCGCGAATCCACGCAGGAAGATCTGTTCACCTCGATTGATAAGGGAGAATTCCCGAAGTGGAAGGTTCAGGTGCAGATCATGCCGGAGTTGGATGCCGATAAGACGCCTTACAATCCGTTCGATCTCACCAAGGTCTGGCCACATGCTGACTATCCGCCGATTGATATTGGCGTGATGGAACTTAACCGCAATGCGGAAAATTATTTCACCGAGATTGAGAACGCTGCATTTTCGCCGTCAAACATCGTGCCAGGGATCAGTTATTCGCCGGACAAGATGCTGCAGGGGCGATTGTTTTCCTATGCGGATGCACATCGGCATCGCCTTGGCACCCATTATGAGAACCTGCCGGTCAACCAGCCTAAATGCCCTGTCCATCACTACCACCGCGATGGCCAGATGAACACTTTTGGCGGAATTGCAACTGGTAATCCAGATGCTTACTACGAGCCGAATTCATTCAACGGTCCCGTTGAGCAGCCGTCAGCCAAGGAGCCACCGTTACGCATCAACGGCGATTCAGATCGCTACAATCATCGTATCGGCAATGATGATTATTCGCAGCCGCGTGCACTATTTAATCTTTTCGATGACGGTCAGAAGCTTCGTCTTTTCTCAAACATTGCGGCTGCTATGACCGGCGTTCCCGGTTTCATCGTTGAACGACAGTTGGGCCACTTTAAGCTTATCCATCCCGATTATGAGGCGGGTGTGCGGGCCGCGCTCAAAAAGGCGCATGGCTATGAAGCCAATACGATTGCACTTGAAGAAGAATCGACCGCTGCTGCTGAATAA